Sequence from the Sphingobium indicum B90A genome:
CCCTACCAGCCCAGTTCCGCGGCATGGTCCGGGTCGGCCAGCGCCGTCAGCCGTCGCGCGGCCCGTCGGGCGAAGCGCAGCGTTTCCGCTTTGCGCCGCGCCGCCGCCAGCGGCTCCATCGGCGCCGGACGCACCAGTTCGGCGTCATATCGGTCCGCGACGATCAGTCCCGTCCGCCCCGGCCATAGCGCCTCGCTTTCGAACAGCGACAGGTCGAAGCCGGACGGCACGGCCCAGAAATAACGGTCGCAATAGTCGAAATAATCGGGCCATTTCATGTCGCCCAGCAGGTCGGCGCGACTGCACTTGATCTCCACGATGGTGATCCGTCCGGCCCCGTCCAGCGCCATGATGTCGGCGCGCCGGCCATTGGGCAGCGGCACTTCCAATATCCCGCACATGTCGTGGCGGAAGAACAGGCGCAGCGTACCCCGCGCCACGGCCAGCGCCGTGCCGTCGGTCAGGGGCGAACAACTGTCGGAAAGATCGGAGTCCATATCCGGTTATTAGAACATGAAGGGAACAAAAGGAAAGGGCCGATTCGGGAAAACCCCCGAACCGGCCCTTCTTCACCCCCTGCGCGCTGGGCGCGAAACGGTCAGCGATAGAAGACGTGATTGTCGATCGCGGCGAGCTGGCGCTTGCCCCAGCCCGGCGAAACGCGGCGCGCATGGAAATAGAGCGCGCCTTCCGCCTTGCTGTTCCAGCTATCCTCCATCGCGATCTGGGCGATGGCGACGGCCTCGCGCCAGCTTTCGCTGCCCAGGCGGATCGACGGCATGCCGTTGCCGCGCACGAAGCTGAACTGGCCGGGCTGATAGATGACGCCGCACAGGCTGTCGGCGAAGCGGCCGGAGCGGGCGCGGTTGATGATGACGCGAGCGACGGCCAACTGGCCTTCCAGGCTTTCGCCCTTGGATTCGAAATAAACGGCGCCGGCCAGGCACTTCATGTCGCCGGAAACATCCTCGGGCGCGCCCTGCGCGTCCACCAGGGCGGCGAGATTGTCCGCCTTCACATCGGCGCTGTCGGAAAGGGGAGCCAGCGGCTGCACGACTTCGCGCGGCGCGGCGAAAGTGACGGCGGGCTGGGCGCCGGCCGGAGCTGCATTCAGCTCATTGCTTCCCGGAAGGGAAAGGACCGACGGAGCCGCTTCGGAAGCGCTCGACATGTCGGCCGCAGTGACCGCCGCGGTGGCGGAAAGGGAAAATGCCGCGATGATCGCAGCCTTCAGACGAAAACTCATTACAACTCAAAATCGTGCGGTTCTTGGCCGGAAACGTCAAAAAACCCCTAGAACACCGACGTCCGGCCGCCCCCCGTCTGCGTGTTTACCGCATCCGCCCCCCATGGACGAAAACCGGCAACCTGCGCGTTGAAAGCGTCGGAGGCCTGTGCCCGCGCGAGGAAAATGAGTCAACGATTAACAGATCGTTTCAGCGGCGAACCGTTCCGCATCCGCGATGTCGAGTTCAATGACCCACAGATCGGGGTCCGATCCGCGCCGACGCGCAAGATATTGGGCCATGGCCTCCTGCCCCTTTTCCGTATCGGGGCCGCAGCGGACCAGCCTGTAGCCGCCCGCATAATCAGGAACGCGCTCGAACAGGCCCTGTTCCCGCCCCTTTTCCAACGTCTGGAGCAGGATCGCTCCGCTGATCTCGTCCCCCTTCACCAGCACCGTGGCGAAGCCGCCCGCCGCGGCGCAGCGGCGCGTCAGCGCGCCGACCAGCATCGCGCTGGTCAGCCGCGCATCGGGTGGGTCAGTCGGCATAGCCGGGCAGGGACGACAAGGGGAATTGCGACCGCATGAAGGTGCCGGTGCCGCGCCCGACCTCCTCGCCATCGGCATCGATCAGGCTGGCTTCCGCGACATAGACGCGCCGCCTGCCGCTGATCCAGCGCCCTTCCGCCCTGATGCGGCCCGGCCCGATCGGGCGGGTGAACAGCAGGTTGAAGCTGGTCGTCAGCAGGAAACGGTCGCTGACCAGGCTGTTGGCGGCGTAGAAGGCCGCATCGTCCAGCATCTTGAAATAGACCGTGCCGTGCACCGCCCCCGCCGCGTGGAACTGGGTCTCGTCCACGTCGAAATGGATGATCGACCGGCCTTCTTCCGGGATCGTCAGTTGCGACCGGAACAGCCGGTTGATCGGTGCGGAGCGGTAGAGAGACTCCAGCGCCCGGAAATGCGCCTCCTCCCCGCTGGGCAGGGCGCTGGCGGCCGATTCCCGATCAGGCTGCGTCACGCGCCTCGCCACCAGCGAGCAGGGCATGAAGCGCCGCCGTCGACTTGGCGCCGCGCAACCGGGCGACCTGCCCCTCGTCGCGCAGGTAGCGCGAGACGCGGGCCAGCGTCTTGAGATGCTCGGCGCCCGAATCGATCGGGGAGAGCAGCGCGAAGACGATGTCCACCGGCGCTTCGTCCACCGCGTCGAAGGGAACCGCCGGGTCGAGCAGGACGACCACGCCGCACATTTTCTGAAGGCCCGGAATCTTCGCATGGGGAATCGCGACTCCGCCGCCAAAGCCGGTGGACCCCAGCTTCTCGCGCTCCAGCAGCGCTTCCGCCACCATATCCGCTTCCAGGCCGTAGGCCTGGGCAGCCAGCGTCGCAACCTTCTGAAACAACTGCTTCTTGCCGTTCACCGAAAGGGCGGTGCCCAATGCATCCGGTGCGACGATATCGTTGAAATGAACCATGCCGAATCCCAGCCGAGCCGCGCCCAGCTTCGGAAAAATTGACGCAATGCCCGGATCTTTAAAGTCCGGCCCCATAGGCCGCCAGCCGACGCAGGTCAACCGGCGGCCGGGGGATGACGATCAGGCCAGTCGGGGCTCGACCCAGCCGATGGTCCCGTCCTGCCGGCGATAGACCATGTTGTACGCCGCGGTCCCGGCATTGACGAACAACAGCGCGTTGGTGTTGCGCAGGTCGAGCATCATCACCGCATCCGACACGCTGGCTTCGGGAATGTCGACCTTGGTTTCCGCCACGATCAGCGGCGCTTCGGCCGGTTCCTCCTCATCGGCCGGGGATGCGAAAATCGTGTAGCCTGCGCCGTCCAGCTCCTCGACGCTGAAACCATTGGTCCGGTTCGCCTCGGCCGCGGCGGCCTGGGCGCTGCGATCCTTCAGGCGGCGGAGGTAGCGGCGCAACTGCTTCTCGATCCGCTCGGCCGCCTGATCGAAGGCGGGATGCGCCTCCTGCGCCTCTCCGGCGCCCTTGAGGATCAGGCCGGTCATGACATGGCAGACGATGTCGCAATGGAAGGCGCCGTGCGGGGCCGGCCGGAACGTGACCTGGGCGGAAAGCGCGCGGGAAAAATATTTCTCGGCCATGGCCTCCAGACGGGTCCAGACATGCTGCTTGAGCGCGTCGCCCGTATCGACCTGATGCCCGGAAACACGAATATCCATATGCCTTCTCCTTATTCTTGCCGGACCGCCCGGGATTGGCGACCCGGTCGGCGTGGAGGCGTGAAGGCAGTGCATCCCTGACGGGATGCCTGTAATCAGACCTCCTCAAGCCAGAGCGGCTTTTCCAGCGTCGCGACGAACGCTGCATGCCTCTCCAGCTCCTCCGCGCTTACCGCAAAGACGCGCGCGGGACGAACAGGGCGAACCGCGACTTCCGCCGCAAGTTCCATATTTGCAACGCGTTTCTCTTCCTCCTGTGCAAGACCGAGGCCGATCTGACGGCCGCCGGTCAACTCGATGTAAAGCTGGGCCAGCAATTCGGCGTCGAGCAGAGCGCCATGCTTGATGCGGTGGCTGCGGTCGATGCCGTATCGGGTGCAGAGCGCGTCCAGGCTGTGCTTGGCGCCGGGGTGAAGCTGCCGCGCTATGGCGACGGTGTCGATCATCCGCGCCATCGACACTTCGGGCAATCCGCACAGCCTCAATTCGTGGTTGAGGAAGCCGAAGTCGAAGCGCGCATTGTGCGCGACCAGATGGCTGTCCTCCAGAAAGGCGAGCAGTTCCTCCACCCCATGGGAAAACAGCGGCTTGTCCCTCAGGAAGCTGTCGGACAGGCCGTGCACCGCCTCCGCCGCGGCCGGCATGGACCGTTGCGGATTGTAATAAGCGTGGAATGTGCGGCCCGTGGGAACCCGGTTGAGGAGTTCGATGCATCCGATTTCGACCAGGCGATCTCCGGAAGCTGGGTCGAATCCCGTCGTTTCGGTGTCGAAAATGATCTCGCGCATTGCCCTCTACACGACTCTTGCCGGACCCCTCTTATCGGCCTGTCTTCGCACCAAGGCAAGCGACCAGGCGGCGGACCTGGAAGCGGGTCTCCGCGAAGGTCGTCCCCGTGTGGATGATATAATCCGCCCGCCGCCGCTTTTCGGCATCGGGCGTTTGCAGATGGACAATCCGGCGGAATTTCGCAGCGGTCATGCCGGGCCGGGCCAGGACTCGCTTGCGCTGCTTCCAGGCCGGGGCCGTGACGACGATGACGCCCGCCAGCTTGCGATCGCCATGCCTCTCGAACAGCAGCGGAATGTCCAGCACCACGAACCTGCGCGATCGGTTCCTTTGCAGGAACGCCCTGCGGCCCTGTTGCACGGCGGGATGGACGATGGTCTCCAGCGCCTTCAATTCCTGCGGATGGCCAAAGACCGCCGCGCCCAGCTTCGCCCGGTCGACGCCCTTTGGACCCGTCGTGCCGGGAAAGCGCGCCTCTATCGCCGGCAGCAGCGCGCCGCCCGGCCCCTGCAGGCGATGCACCTCCGCATCGGCATCGAACAGCGGGACGCCTTCCCGCCGCAACATGGCCGCGACGGCGGACTTCCCCATGCCGATGGAGCCGGTGAGACCGTAGATCTTCATCCCATCATCTTCATGAATCTCAGGCGGCAAGCAGCAGGGCGCGCAATTCCTCGTCCCGTTCGCGCGGCGCCTGCGCATCGAAGAAGATGTCGAAGGCCAGCGCCGCCTGCCCGATCAGCATCTCCAGCCCGTCGAGGGTCTTCAATCCGTTCATGCGCGCCGCCTTGAGCAACTGCGTCTCCAGCGGCGCATAGACGATGTCGTAGACGGTCGCGTCCGGGTTCAGGGGCGAAAGGTCAAGGTCCAGCACCGGCTGGCCCGCCATGCCGAGCGAGCTGGTATTGACGATCAGGTCCGCGCCGGGCAGCGCGTCGGTCATGCCGATCACCCGGCCCTTTACCCCCGCGCGGTCGAGCAGCGCCTGCCCCTTCGCCGCATCCCGCGCCATGACCGTGATGTCCGGCACGCCCAGGCTGGTCAGCGCGAACAGGATCGCCCGCGCCGCGCCGCCCGCGCCCACAAGCACGGCGCTCTGCCCCTTCCACTTGTCGCGCAGCAGCGGCTGGAGGAACCCGCCCGCATCGGTGTTGGTGCCGATCAGCGGCCCGCCCGTCTCGCTGGCGATGGTGTTCATCGCGCCGATCCGCTCGCGCACCCCGCCCGGATCGTCGGTATAGTCCATCACCGCGATCTTGTGCGGGATGGTGACGTTGCAGCCCAGCCAGTCCGGATCGGCCCGCCGGGCGAGGAAATAGGCGGCCAGACCCTCACTGGTGACATGGGTTTTCCGATACTCCGCCTCTATTCCCAGCGCATCCAGCCAGAAATTGTGGATCAGCGGCGACTTGCTGTGCGCGATCGGATCGCCGATCACCTCGGCATAGGGGAGCTTGTCGGTCATGACTCCAGAACGCCCCGGATGCGCAGAAAGTCAAGCAGGGGCAGCAGCGGCAGGCCCTGAATCGCGAATTGGCTGCCTTCGACCCGGCTGAAAAGCTGCGCGCCCGGCCCCTCTATCCGGTAGCAGCCGACGCACCAGCGGCATTGCTCCCAGTCGCCGTCGAGATATTGCGCGATGAATGCGTCGGACAAGGGGCGCACCGTCATCCGCACCCGCTCGATATGCCGCCAGATCGGTTCGCCGTTGAGCGCGATCACCGCCGCGCTGTGGAGATGATGCACCCGCCCGGAAAGCAGCTTCAATATCCGCTCCGCATCGCTGCGGTCGACCGCCTTGTCGATCATCGCGCCGTCGTCCAGGCTGAGCGTCTGGTCGCAGCCCAGCACCAGCCCGCCCGGCACCCGGCGCGACACGCGCAGCGCCTTGAGTTCCGCCAGCGCGTCGGCCAGTTGCCGGGCGTCCAGCCCGTCGGCGCGCAGGGCTTCCTTGGCCGCTTCCTCGTCGACGCCGGGCGAGAGCGCCTCGAACGGCACTTGCGCCGCTTGCAGCAGCGCCCGGCGGCTCGCGCTTTGCGACGCCAGCACGATCATGGTCTCATACTCCTTCCGCCAGAACGCGGTCGTTGAACAGGTTGATGATGGCGGCCGCCGCTTCCTCGATGGAGCGGCGGGTCATGTCGATCACCGGCCAGCCATTGTCCGCGAACATGCGGCGGGCGAAGGCCAGTTCCTCCTGCACCTTGTCCAGATCGACATAGCTGGTTTCGGGCGCCTGGTTGAGCGAGAGCAGGCGATTTCGGCGGATCTGCACCAGCCGTTCCGGGCTGACCGTCAGCCCCACCACCATCGGATGCTTCAACGAATAGAGGGCGGGCGGCGGCGGCGACTGGATCACCA
This genomic interval carries:
- the hpf gene encoding ribosome hibernation-promoting factor, HPF/YfiA family produces the protein MDIRVSGHQVDTGDALKQHVWTRLEAMAEKYFSRALSAQVTFRPAPHGAFHCDIVCHVMTGLILKGAGEAQEAHPAFDQAAERIEKQLRRYLRRLKDRSAQAAAAEANRTNGFSVEELDGAGYTIFASPADEEEPAEAPLIVAETKVDIPEASVSDAVMMLDLRNTNALLFVNAGTAAYNMVYRRQDGTIGWVEPRLA
- a CDS encoding PTS sugar transporter subunit IIA, whose protein sequence is MVHFNDIVAPDALGTALSVNGKKQLFQKVATLAAQAYGLEADMVAEALLEREKLGSTGFGGGVAIPHAKIPGLQKMCGVVVLLDPAVPFDAVDEAPVDIVFALLSPIDSGAEHLKTLARVSRYLRDEGQVARLRGAKSTAALHALLAGGEARDAA
- the coaE gene encoding dephospho-CoA kinase (Dephospho-CoA kinase (CoaE) performs the final step in coenzyme A biosynthesis.); the encoded protein is MKIYGLTGSIGMGKSAVAAMLRREGVPLFDADAEVHRLQGPGGALLPAIEARFPGTTGPKGVDRAKLGAAVFGHPQELKALETIVHPAVQQGRRAFLQRNRSRRFVVLDIPLLFERHGDRKLAGVIVVTAPAWKQRKRVLARPGMTAAKFRRIVHLQTPDAEKRRRADYIIHTGTTFAETRFQVRRLVACLGAKTGR
- the dnaQ gene encoding DNA polymerase III subunit epsilon, which translates into the protein MREIIFDTETTGFDPASGDRLVEIGCIELLNRVPTGRTFHAYYNPQRSMPAAAEAVHGLSDSFLRDKPLFSHGVEELLAFLEDSHLVAHNARFDFGFLNHELRLCGLPEVSMARMIDTVAIARQLHPGAKHSLDALCTRYGIDRSHRIKHGALLDAELLAQLYIELTGGRQIGLGLAQEEEKRVANMELAAEVAVRPVRPARVFAVSAEELERHAAFVATLEKPLWLEEV
- a CDS encoding DUF1491 family protein, coding for MPTDPPDARLTSAMLVGALTRRCAAAGGFATVLVKGDEISGAILLQTLEKGREQGLFERVPDYAGGYRLVRCGPDTEKGQEAMAQYLARRRGSDPDLWVIELDIADAERFAAETIC
- a CDS encoding Maf family protein; protein product: MIVLASQSASRRALLQAAQVPFEALSPGVDEEAAKEALRADGLDARQLADALAELKALRVSRRVPGGLVLGCDQTLSLDDGAMIDKAVDRSDAERILKLLSGRVHHLHSAAVIALNGEPIWRHIERVRMTVRPLSDAFIAQYLDGDWEQCRWCVGCYRIEGPGAQLFSRVEGSQFAIQGLPLLPLLDFLRIRGVLES
- the aroE gene encoding shikimate dehydrogenase, which gives rise to MTDKLPYAEVIGDPIAHSKSPLIHNFWLDALGIEAEYRKTHVTSEGLAAYFLARRADPDWLGCNVTIPHKIAVMDYTDDPGGVRERIGAMNTIASETGGPLIGTNTDAGGFLQPLLRDKWKGQSAVLVGAGGAARAILFALTSLGVPDITVMARDAAKGQALLDRAGVKGRVIGMTDALPGADLIVNTSSLGMAGQPVLDLDLSPLNPDATVYDIVYAPLETQLLKAARMNGLKTLDGLEMLIGQAALAFDIFFDAQAPRERDEELRALLLAA
- a CDS encoding cell wall hydrolase translates to MSFRLKAAIIAAFSLSATAAVTAADMSSASEAAPSVLSLPGSNELNAAPAGAQPAVTFAAPREVVQPLAPLSDSADVKADNLAALVDAQGAPEDVSGDMKCLAGAVYFESKGESLEGQLAVARVIINRARSGRFADSLCGVIYQPGQFSFVRGNGMPSIRLGSESWREAVAIAQIAMEDSWNSKAEGALYFHARRVSPGWGKRQLAAIDNHVFYR
- a CDS encoding MmcB family DNA repair protein, whose protein sequence is MDSDLSDSCSPLTDGTALAVARGTLRLFFRHDMCGILEVPLPNGRRADIMALDGAGRITIVEIKCSRADLLGDMKWPDYFDYCDRYFWAVPSGFDLSLFESEALWPGRTGLIVADRYDAELVRPAPMEPLAAARRKAETLRFARRAARRLTALADPDHAAELGW
- a CDS encoding PaaI family thioesterase, which gives rise to MPCSLVARRVTQPDRESAASALPSGEEAHFRALESLYRSAPINRLFRSQLTIPEEGRSIIHFDVDETQFHAAGAVHGTVYFKMLDDAAFYAANSLVSDRFLLTTSFNLLFTRPIGPGRIRAEGRWISGRRRVYVAEASLIDADGEEVGRGTGTFMRSQFPLSSLPGYAD